One segment of Streptomyces sp. TG1A-8 DNA contains the following:
- a CDS encoding alpha/beta fold hydrolase, with translation MTYVTTPDGTRIAYQLQGRGEPLVLLAGQANNHHWWDAVRADFHPARSTLTLDYRGTGDSDKPDTPYSTELFARDVIAVLDELGIDRADVYGTSMGGRVAQQIAARNPRRVGALVLGCTSPGGPHSVERGNDVRRALAQSRPGAARQALLELMYTPGWLASHPGPHHTLGDPHMPAHARRHHLVASNQHNAWDLLPDITAPTLVVHGNDDLLNPTANAPLLADRIPGARLHLVPHGRHAYFEECRTHASPLVLDFLTTAQKP, from the coding sequence ATGACGTACGTCACGACACCGGACGGAACCCGCATCGCCTACCAACTCCAGGGTCGGGGGGAGCCGCTGGTCCTGCTGGCGGGCCAGGCCAACAACCACCACTGGTGGGACGCGGTTCGCGCCGACTTCCATCCCGCTCGCAGCACCCTCACGCTCGACTACCGCGGCACCGGCGACAGCGACAAGCCCGACACCCCCTACAGCACCGAACTGTTCGCCCGTGACGTCATCGCAGTCCTCGACGAACTCGGCATCGACCGGGCCGACGTCTACGGCACGTCCATGGGCGGACGAGTGGCCCAACAGATCGCGGCCCGCAATCCCCGCCGGGTAGGTGCCTTGGTTCTCGGCTGCACCTCACCCGGGGGCCCTCACAGCGTCGAACGCGGCAACGACGTCCGCCGGGCACTGGCGCAGTCCCGGCCCGGAGCCGCGCGACAGGCCCTGCTGGAGCTGATGTACACCCCGGGGTGGCTCGCCTCCCATCCCGGCCCGCACCACACCCTCGGCGACCCCCACATGCCCGCCCACGCCCGGCGCCACCACCTCGTGGCCAGCAACCAGCACAACGCCTGGGACCTCCTGCCGGACATCACCGCTCCCACCCTGGTCGTGCACGGCAACGACGACCTGCTCAACCCCACCGCCAACGCGCCCCTGCTCGCCGACCGCATCCCCGGCGCCCGACTGCACCTGGTCCCCCATGGTCGGCACGCCTACTTCGAGGAATGCCGCACCCACGCCAGCCCCCTCGTCCTGGATTTCCTCACCACCGCGCAGAAGCCGTAA
- a CDS encoding phytanoyl-CoA dioxygenase family protein, with amino-acid sequence MPAPDTAALTKEYRENGFAVVERLFDPSEVAELNTAITEILNVPDIGSVAEVEPGDNGIARRIWSPTKQHSAFERAAAHPKLLDHVEALIGHDILFHYSKLHLKAPQVGSVVDWHQDFAYYPHTNTDLVTALVYLDDTTTENSALQAIPGSHHRGLADHYVDGFFRGKVAGADAPDPALAVPIEAPAGSVVFIHPLLLHYSSPNRSDRFRRAFLPAYRAADAYPIHFGPHAGHNEPGVKVLRGSASDTARVEAGAWRLPLAERPFGSLFQLQEGSDKAATAAVTTGYATLE; translated from the coding sequence ATGCCCGCACCCGACACAGCCGCGCTCACCAAGGAGTACCGCGAAAACGGCTTCGCAGTCGTCGAGCGTCTCTTCGATCCGAGCGAAGTCGCCGAGCTCAACACCGCCATCACGGAGATCCTGAACGTCCCCGACATCGGCTCCGTCGCCGAGGTGGAACCGGGTGACAACGGCATCGCCCGCCGGATCTGGTCACCCACCAAGCAGCACTCCGCATTCGAGCGGGCCGCCGCCCACCCCAAACTGCTCGACCACGTCGAGGCACTCATCGGCCACGACATCCTGTTCCACTACAGCAAGCTCCACCTCAAGGCCCCGCAGGTGGGCAGTGTCGTGGACTGGCACCAGGACTTCGCCTACTACCCCCACACCAACACCGACCTGGTGACGGCCCTCGTCTACCTCGACGACACCACGACCGAGAACTCCGCCCTCCAGGCCATCCCCGGCTCTCACCATCGCGGCCTCGCCGACCACTACGTCGACGGCTTCTTCCGCGGCAAGGTGGCGGGTGCCGACGCGCCCGACCCGGCGCTCGCCGTGCCCATCGAGGCCCCCGCGGGCAGCGTCGTCTTCATCCACCCCCTGCTTCTGCACTACTCGTCTCCGAACCGCTCCGACCGGTTCCGCCGCGCCTTCCTTCCGGCCTACCGGGCGGCCGACGCCTACCCGATCCACTTCGGCCCGCACGCCGGCCACAACGAGCCCGGAGTGAAGGTGCTGCGCGGGAGCGCGTCGGACACGGCACGTGTGGAAGCCGGGGCGTGGCGTCTGCCGCTCGCGGAGCGCCCCTTCGGCTCGCTCTTCCAGCTTCAGGAGGGCTCCGACAAGGCCGCGACCGCGGCGGTGACCACCGGGTACGCCACATTGGAGTAG
- a CDS encoding LysE family translocator: MPTHVPIFIATTLLLAMLPGASAALMIRQVLEGGKRTLQGTLAGNASGFLLWSTAAAAGLSAVLLASPTAYAVLRIAGGIVLMYLGAKTLWTALTTVSTQPTYEGERRNGFVSGYITGLGTNLGNPKAGVFAISVLPQFVTAKGPVFLSTVALGVLWALVSASWYILLTWAASRGRALVSQPNVLRGLSVTTGVVLLGLGAAVAAGL, encoded by the coding sequence ATGCCGACGCATGTGCCGATTTTCATCGCCACCACCTTGCTGCTGGCGATGCTGCCAGGCGCGAGTGCAGCCCTGATGATCCGGCAGGTTCTGGAAGGCGGCAAACGTACGCTCCAAGGCACGCTCGCGGGCAATGCCAGCGGCTTCCTGCTGTGGTCCACGGCCGCCGCAGCCGGGCTGTCCGCCGTCCTGTTGGCCAGCCCCACCGCGTACGCGGTGCTCCGGATCGCGGGCGGCATCGTGCTGATGTACCTCGGGGCGAAGACGCTGTGGACCGCGCTCACCACCGTCTCCACCCAGCCGACCTACGAGGGCGAGCGCCGCAACGGCTTCGTGAGTGGATACATCACCGGGCTGGGCACCAACCTCGGCAACCCCAAGGCGGGCGTGTTCGCCATATCGGTGCTGCCCCAGTTCGTGACCGCGAAAGGCCCGGTGTTCCTGTCGACCGTCGCCCTGGGAGTCCTGTGGGCACTCGTCAGCGCTTCCTGGTACATACTGCTCACCTGGGCCGCCAGTCGAGGGCGCGCCCTGGTATCGCAGCCGAACGTCCTGCGGGGGCTCAGCGTGACCACCGGCGTCGTCCTGCTGGGGCTGGGCGCCGCGGTGGCAGCAGGTCTCTGA
- a CDS encoding iron-containing redox enzyme family protein, translated as MNRVQNTGIDHPKPFYNDEQSRLKKAELNHYMDKKMAEWKATVPFASHLAEPELHQAYYRRTLIEHVWRIRLSRVSQSKAIYKIAQVSPRAARDYAQYQADEMLHDRLYVSDAAAAGITEEEILATEPYLSTRLFEGFFYYTLEHESALAPVVSNYLVEYTQVKLQPAIVENLQDRLGKENVKGQAAHLHVDTTEDHSQEMWDILRQLIFSEEDFQKVFKYIDDVQEILAMFFREIYEDTVAKQVQPSNA; from the coding sequence ATGAACCGCGTGCAGAACACCGGGATCGACCATCCGAAGCCGTTCTACAACGACGAGCAGAGCCGTCTGAAGAAGGCCGAGCTCAACCACTACATGGACAAGAAGATGGCGGAGTGGAAGGCCACCGTCCCCTTCGCGTCCCACCTGGCCGAACCTGAGCTCCACCAGGCGTACTACCGCCGCACCCTCATCGAGCACGTGTGGCGGATCCGCCTGTCCCGGGTCAGCCAGTCCAAGGCCATCTACAAGATCGCCCAGGTCTCGCCCAGGGCCGCTCGCGACTACGCGCAGTACCAGGCCGACGAGATGCTCCACGACAGGCTGTACGTCAGCGACGCCGCGGCCGCCGGCATCACCGAGGAAGAGATCCTCGCTACCGAGCCCTACCTGTCCACGCGTCTTTTCGAGGGCTTCTTCTACTACACCCTTGAGCACGAGTCGGCTCTCGCTCCGGTCGTCTCGAACTACCTGGTGGAGTACACCCAGGTCAAGCTCCAGCCGGCCATCGTCGAGAACCTCCAGGACCGGCTCGGCAAGGAGAACGTCAAGGGGCAGGCCGCCCACCTCCACGTCGACACCACCGAGGACCACTCCCAGGAGATGTGGGACATCCTCCGCCAGCTGATCTTCAGCGAGGAGGACTTCCAGAAGGTGTTCAAGTACATCGACGACGTCCAGGAGATCCTCGCGATGTTCTTCCGGGAGATCTACGAGGACACCGTCGCGAAGCAGGTGCAGCCCTCGAACGCCTGA